The genomic interval GATAAGAAAAATTCGTAAATTTTACATGGATCATTATGAAAAAATTGAAACGAATTGACTCAATCATCCCATTAGTACTGGAGTATCTACAAAACAAGTATGACTTAGAGGCTGTCATGGTGACAGGGTCGATAATCGAAGGTATAGGTAATAGTAATTCTGATTTTGACATTTTCGTAATTGCCGAACTGGATAACTCAAGAAAGATAGAGATTATCAGGGATATCAATTTTGAAATGATGACACTTGATTTTGTAATATACGACAGATTGTTCCTTCGTGATATGTTTCGTCGTTTGAAGGAGAAGCCTTCAGAACTTGAAAAATATGACTATGACTTCCTTCATCGCTTAAAGTATGCGGTGGAGATTTATAGTCCACTAAGGAATATTGATTACCACCAATCTGTATCGTTCAGCCGATTCGACTATTCATTAGCACTAAGATATTCAACCTCAGGTACAAAACAACTAAAGAATGCCAATGCTTCGCTAAAAGAAGAAGATTATGGATCAGCATTTTTCATTTTAAGGGATGTTCTTCAAAATTTGATGTTAGCATATATGTCCATTCATGGTGAAACGAATCCGAATAAGAAATGGTTCTATAAAAAGTTGGAAAAGGTCAGAAAAAAAACAAAAAATCATACTCTGATTGATGAATTCATAAGAATCATCTCCATGCCTTTTGAAGGGAAAGAGTCCTCGTTCACGGACGAGGCGCTAGAGTTCATACTCTTATTGCAACATGAAATCATGATCGAGATGAAAAAAATGGAGGGTTTTGAAAATGTGGAGTTCAATGGTTGATGGAAGAACGATTCAGCTCTATTACGAGTATGCCCATACTAGCGTACGGAATCGCTCCGATTTATTACAAGAAGAATTAATCCAAAGTCATGTTCGTCTACAAGCTGATTTGGATGATCTAAATCCTGGTGGAAGTCTTACGAAGTATAGCCTGCTTGAATATATTCATAGATTTATTTCTGAAGACCCGGAGGGCTATGGAAAATTGATTGAAGAGCTTAGCGCCACAAATAATCAAATCACTTATAAGGATAAAAAATGGTTCATTATCGATTCGAAAAATCATAGTCAAAATGAACTGGAGAAGTTCAAACTTCGATTACAGGAAGCATTCAAGTACTTGAATGAAGTGCGATATTTTCAGATACCAGAGATTAGTACATCATTGATTCAGCTTCATAATCAATCAGATCAAAATATCCCCCCTACTGAAGGGATGATATCTGGATTGATTCATTTAAATATTTCTGATCCTGTATTCGGTCATATTGATAAGATACTAAAATACGGTTCTCACCACTTCTTAACATTCTTCTTGAAAGGATTGGAGTTAGAGGTGGATGAGAGAGATAAGGAATATCTGGCACATCATTTCGGTCAATCACTGAAGTATTTTTTCTATGAGAGACTTTCGGAATCTGATTCAATGTTCGCACCAAACACGGTAAACGCTGAGCTGGTCTTTAAAAAAATTAATACCTTAAAATCCGTACTCGAAGGTGAAGAAATCAAATTTACTAAAATCGTAAACGGTGATATTGACAATGAGTGGTTGACTGAAATCTTAATGAAAAATTATCCGAGGGAGGGACGATTTGATGTATACTCAACAGGATAAAAAAGCAAAATTTATCAGTCTGGAAGGAACTGATGGGTCTGGTAAATCCAGCTTGAGAAGATACATCACCTCATCCTTTTGGGATGCTGATGTAAAAGCACTCTCTACAGGACCTCATTCCTTCCTACTACCGAAACATTCAGAAATTATCGTAGATGTGAGGGAGGGAAGGCTTCACTCGAAAGAACAAATCACAGAATCTTATGTCTTAGATAAGAAAGAACATCAAGATCGCACAATTGTACCTAGCATTGAAAAGAATCAGTGGATTATTGCCGATAGAAGCTTAGTCAGTGATATTGTATATCACGAAGTGGTGTTCGGAATTGACCCTTTCGTCACATATGACATGCAACGAAAACTTGGCGTCAAAATGTCGGATATTATCGTTTTCCTAGATACACCTCCTGATATAGCATTCCAAAGAATCAACGAAAGACAGACTGACGGATTCAAGTTCTGGGAAACGAAGGAAACATTGAAGAGGTTATACGATTCCTATAATCAAGTGCTGTTCTCGGGACGATTCCCGGATGTCCCGGAGGTAAAAGTGATTGATAACTCTGGGAGCGAAAAAGAGACGAAAAGACAAGTTGATCAATTCATTAAGGAATTAATTTGAACTATGAGGTGAAGAAAATGAGAAAATATAATGCTGAAGAGATTAGAGAAAAATATCTTAAATTTTTTGAATCAAAGAAACACAAAATCATTTCGAGTAAATCAATAATCCCGGAAAACGATCCGACGGTTTTGTTCATTACTGCAGGAATGCAACCACTCGTACCTTATTTATTAGGAGAAAATCATCCTCAAGGAACAAAACTAACCAATGTACAAAGATGTGTTAGAACTGGAGATATCGAAGAAGTGGGAGATGATACTCATTGCACATTCTTTGAAATGTTAGGAAACTGGTCATTAGGTGACTACTTTAAGAAAGATTCGATCAAATGGAGTTGGGAGTTTCTCACTTCTGAAGAATGGCTTGGAATCGATAAGAGCAGACTTTACTTCACGGTATTCGAAGGAGACGAGGATGCACCAAGAGACGAGGAATCCTATCAATATTGGTTAGACCAAGGCGTGAACAAAGATCATATTTTCTTCCTATCTAAAAAAGATAACTGGTGGGGACCTGCTGGTGAGAGTGGACCATGTGGTCCGGATACCGAAATCTTTATCGAGACCAATATCGCTAAATGTTCTGATGAATGTAATCCTTCTTGTGATTGTGGAAGATTTATCGAGATATGGAACAATGTGTTCATGGAGTACAACAAAGATGAGAACGGCACGTATACGTTATTGAAACAAAAGAACGTAGATACCGGAATGGGGTTAGAACGAATTCTCTTAGCACTGAACGGCGGGTCAGTCTATGAGACGGATCTCTTCGAACAGACGATTGAAAAAATCAAATCCTTGGGAGAAATCCAAATCGTTGAAAGTGAGACAGAAAAGTCAATCCGAATCATAGCAGATCATATCCGAACGTCTACATTCATGTTAGGTGATCATAAAGGAATCGTTCCTTCCAATGTAGACCAAGGATATGTATTACGCCGATTGATTCGTAGAGCAGCTCGATATGCTCAAATGTTAAATATCAATCATGATGGACTGATTGATATTGCTCAAACCATAATCGACAAATATCAAAAAGCCTATCCTGAATTATTGACCAATGAAGAAACCATAAAAAAAGAACTCAATAAGGAATTGATTCGATTCAGCAAGACCCTCACTCAAGGATTGAAAGAATTCGAAAAAGTGATTAATAGACTATCTTCTGATCATACGATCATCAGTGGAACGGATGCATTCCGTTTATACGACACTTTTGGATTCCCGATCGAATTTACGCAGGAGCTAGCTTCAGAAAGAAACCTTGAAATTGATATGGTCGAATATCAGGAACGTTTTAACTCGCATCGTCTACTTTCTCAAGAAGGTGGTGCTAAAAAATTCAAGGGTGGATTGGCAGACAACTCTACTGAAACGACGCGGCTACATACCGCGACTCATCTCTTACATGAAGCATTGAGAAGAGTCTTGGGTGTGACGGTGGAACAGCGTGGTAGTAACATCACCCCTGAAAGATTACGTTTTGACTTTACGTTCGATCGGAAAGTTACAAAGGATGAGATTAAGTTAGTAGAAGAGATAGTCAACAAACAAATTAGTAAAGGGCTCGAAATAAGCAATCAAGAAATGAACGTTAAAGAAGCAAAAGAAAGTGGCGCTATAGGACTTTTTGAGAACCGATATGATGAAAAAGTAAAGGTCTATACTATTGGCGATTTCTCAAAAGAAATTTGTGGAGGTCCTCACGTAGTGAAAACGAATGAACTTGGAGTCTTCAAAGTACTCAAAGAAGAAAGCTCTTCGAGTGGCGTACGTAGAATCAAGGCTAAATTAGTCTGATTCCTTATTCATGCTTAATTCTGTATGGGTTGGAGAAGTGATTTAAAGTCAGACATTTCAATTCAATCCATACAGAGTTCATTAAATAGAAATGTGAGTGAATCGATATGGAAGCGCACCGACGACTGATGAACTTTGATCAGGGAATTCATAGTATCCATGAAATAGATGTATTATCTGCAAGTAAATTGTTCAGACTAAAAATAAATGACGAACCTTATATCTATAAAGAATTTACAGAGAAGAGCGGAAACGAGTTAGAAGTTTACGAACTCATCAGACAAAATATCCGGGTGAATATTCCTCGAGTCATAAAGATTTATACTGAATCTCCTAAAGGAATGATAATGGAAGATTTAGGTGTCCCTCTAAAGAGGGTTGGCTTGAATAGTTCTGAAAAACAATCTCTTTTGTATCAAGCTGTACAATCATTAAGTATGATTCATTCATCAGGAAAAATGCATAGCGAAAGACTCTTGTCCATGGATTCGCGACGAGAGTATGTAGACATATCTAACTGGAGCGTATGGACCTTGCCTATGCTGCAAAATTTACTTAAAAAAAATCTAAGTTGGTTTGATGAAGAATCTATTTCGACATTAAGAAAGATTCATTCGGAATTTCAGAGAAGATTCCCAGAACCGTCCGATGAAAAAACCTTCAATCATGGCGATCCCCATCTGGACAACATTTTTTACAAGGACGATGAGATATACTTCATCGATTGGGAGTGGGCCTGCGTATCATCACCATTACGAGATTTTACCCTCTTCATCCAAGATGTTCAGAAAATTCACTTAATAAAAGAGTTGAAAAATTTTTATGCGAAATCCCTAAGGGAACAAGGTTATGAGATCAAGCGGCATAAGTTTGATAATGATTTCAATTATTATCTATGTGACAATACCATGAAAATGATTTCGTGGAACATAGAGAAGTTTTTGAAAGGATTTATAACCCAAGATGCATTGAAGGAGTTTTTGATGAGCAAGGAGCGCATATTGAATCATTTCCTGAAATGAATGGAGGAATGAGGATGAGATTCAGAGATTTCCATTTGAACATCAAGATTCGAATAATCGAATCATTACTTTCTAGTTCGGCGAGTAACATGATTTACCCGTTCATGACCATATATTTTGCGAATGCACTAGGTGTAGGCATTGCGGGTATCATTCTTTCCGTCAGTATCATTTTTGGGATGATCTCTAGTTTTATCGGAGGATATTACTCAGATCGATTCGGAAGAAAAAAAATCTGGGCGACAGCGGAATCCATAAAGTTTGTGAGCATAGTGACGATGACACTAGTGAACGGACCATTGAATCATTCTATTGAGGTTTCCGCATATATAACGATGTGCATGATGATTCTGAATAGTTTATGTGCTGGATTTTCAGGACCTGCAGCTACGGCTATGTTGATTGATGTGAGTTCTCCAGAAAATCGAAAGTATATGTACTCTATAATTTATTGGGCGAATAACATTTCAATTGCCGTAGGTGCAATCCTAGGCGGATTATTGTTCGAAAATTATTTTTTTGAGTTATTGTTAGCATTCTCCGTTCTAGTCGCAATTTCTACTCTCCTGATTATCTTCTTCATCAAAGAATCGTATGTCCCGAGCTCTAGTGAGGAACGAATAGAGAAGACGAGTTTAAAATCAATCTCTAAAAGCTATCTTAGAGTGTTTAAAGATAAGCTCTTTATCCATTCTACTCTGGCTCTTCTTCTATTGGTTTCTCTTGAGTTTCAACTGATGAACTACATAGCAGTCAAGCTCTATGACATAGACGGAAAGAGTCAAAATATACCATTCGTCGATATGAAGATTGAAGGAGCCAGTATGTTAGGGATACTTAGGGCTGAAAATACAATAATCGTCATCTTCTTCGTATTCATCGCGAACTATTTCATAAAAAAATATATGGATAAGCATGTACTGATTATGGGACTAATAATCTACTCTCTGGGATATTTAATTATCTCATACAGTGAAAATCTAATCATACTAGTGTGTGCCATGTTTTTCGCGTCAATCGGAGAGCTCTTATATACTCCTGTACATAACAACTATCTTGCATCGATGATTCCTGATAGTTCTAGGAGTACATACTTAGCAATCAATGATTTGGTCACACGAGGAGCGTTGCTTATATCATATCTGTGTGTATCGATTAGCAGCATTCTAGATAGCTGGATGATGACTAGTATGTTTTGTGTCTTCGCGGTGATAGGTCTAGGTGTGTTTATTAAGCTATTACCGTTGATGGAGGAGAAAAGACTAGATTCCTTGAAGAATAGTGCCTGATTAATAGTTAAATTATAAGGAGAATAACAATCAATGAATATTTTATATCCAAAACCAATACAAAAAGGTGATAAAATTGCAATTTCAGCCTTTTCTAGTGGTGTGCATGAGGGAATGCATCATCTTGTAATCAAGACTAAAACATATCTAGAAAAACTAGGTTACGTTGTTGAAATAGGTGAGACAGTATGGACACAATCAAAGGGGAGAAGCGCATCTGTCGAGAAGAGATTGAACGAATTCATGAATTTTTGGAAAGATGATTCGGTCGCAGCCATCATACCGCCTTGGGGAGGTAACTTTGCACTAGATCTGATTAAAGCCGTTGATTGGGTATCGCTAAGAGAAACGGAGCCGAAGTGGGTGTTAGGCTATTCAGATATTAGTACATTCAATTTCATGCTCTCCACCAAAGGACGTATAGCTAGTGCCCATGGTCCGAACATCATAGATCTTTCTTTCCAAGAATGGGATGATGTCACCAAGGGATGGTTAGGAGCACTCACTACTAAACATGGAGATGTTTTCGAACAGCATGCATCTGAGTATTATCAAATAAACTGGCCAGCTAGCGATACGGAGGAGGATGTCCAGTTCAATTTGAATCAACCGACCAAATGGAAATGTGCGCTTCCTAATCGTCAATCTGAATTCTCAGGAAGATTGTTAGGTGGGTGTTTGAACACCATCAGAAACCTAATCGGAACTTCTCAGGATCACATCAATTCTCTGATAGATGAGACCAAATTCTCGGAGGGAATCGTTTGGTATTTAGAATGTACGAACATGGACACTGCTAATGTCTATCAGTCACTATGGCAGATGAGGGAGGCAGGATGGTTTGACAATATAAAAGGTGTCATGTTCGGCCGAATCGATGATTGTAAACAATATCAAGATTTTACTATCCAGCAAGCGTTCAAGGACATCTTTTCGGAATTCGATATCCCGGTGTTATATGATCTCGACATCGGACATTTCCCCCCACAGATGACTTTGATTAATGGTGGATTCGCCGAAGTTGTCCATTCTGGAGATCATGGTTTAGTGAGGACTACTCTTTTATGATGATTAAAAAGGATGATAAGGTGCCACAGTCATGATTGATGATATTCTAGAGAACTTTAAGGTCGAGTCCAAGAAATACTCGAAAGAACATTATAAGTCGGTGAAAAGAACTGGCGATTTCAATGTATATTTTTGGTCCACACTACTTTTCATACCGTCATTCTTAATAGCTCAGTATGTCGTCTTTCATACGAATAATATTCTTTGTATCGTCTTCTGGCTCTCGATTAGCTTGCTATTGCTCATGCTCTCGATTCTTTTTGAGAAAAAATCTAATAAAAATTTTTTCGTTTATCATAAAAAAAAGGATATTTACCTCAAAGAAATCTTACAGAAATATTTAAGAGATGAGTATTCTCTATCTGAAGCAGAACAATTTAGACATCTCTCTAGCATAATCGTAAAAAAAATAGATTCAAAAAAGAGCTATTATAATTTCAATCCGACCTATGTATCAATCATGCTAACGACTTTATTGACAATAGCAAAAGCGTCAGAGGTCAAAGACATCTCACTCTTCATGTTGGTTATTCTCACTATATTGGCTTTTTCAATAATTCACTTCGTCCTAAGAATGTATACAAATTACCGAAATGATTCTTTAAATGCTTTCGAAGAAATAAATAGATTATTGAATGAAATTTTATTAGAAAAGCTTTCAAGAAATAGTGGAGCTAAAAAGAAGATTAGAAGCATCTGATGATGGATATGAATCAAAAAGAACTTTTGTTCGTAATTAGATTTTTTTAGAATCAGAATAAATCAAGATTGAACGCTTCATACTAGATATAGAAGGAATATGTCGAATTTAGATCATCATTGGTACATATACCAACGATTTGTTTGTTGTCACTAGACTTATTTCTTCTTTTCTTTGCAGTAATGATTAGGAAGGTAGTGGACATATCTATGAGCGAATATGATTTTTATAAATATGAAAACATGCTAAAAGATGAAACGATTTTTTTACGAGAACTCAAAAAAGCCTGTACCGAATCCGACATCACACATGCCACTG from Exiguobacterium sp. Helios carries:
- a CDS encoding deoxynucleoside kinase; protein product: MYTQQDKKAKFISLEGTDGSGKSSLRRYITSSFWDADVKALSTGPHSFLLPKHSEIIVDVREGRLHSKEQITESYVLDKKEHQDRTIVPSIEKNQWIIADRSLVSDIVYHEVVFGIDPFVTYDMQRKLGVKMSDIIVFLDTPPDIAFQRINERQTDGFKFWETKETLKRLYDSYNQVLFSGRFPDVPEVKVIDNSGSEKETKRQVDQFIKELI
- a CDS encoding alanine--tRNA ligase: MRKYNAEEIREKYLKFFESKKHKIISSKSIIPENDPTVLFITAGMQPLVPYLLGENHPQGTKLTNVQRCVRTGDIEEVGDDTHCTFFEMLGNWSLGDYFKKDSIKWSWEFLTSEEWLGIDKSRLYFTVFEGDEDAPRDEESYQYWLDQGVNKDHIFFLSKKDNWWGPAGESGPCGPDTEIFIETNIAKCSDECNPSCDCGRFIEIWNNVFMEYNKDENGTYTLLKQKNVDTGMGLERILLALNGGSVYETDLFEQTIEKIKSLGEIQIVESETEKSIRIIADHIRTSTFMLGDHKGIVPSNVDQGYVLRRLIRRAARYAQMLNINHDGLIDIAQTIIDKYQKAYPELLTNEETIKKELNKELIRFSKTLTQGLKEFEKVINRLSSDHTIISGTDAFRLYDTFGFPIEFTQELASERNLEIDMVEYQERFNSHRLLSQEGGAKKFKGGLADNSTETTRLHTATHLLHEALRRVLGVTVEQRGSNITPERLRFDFTFDRKVTKDEIKLVEEIVNKQISKGLEISNQEMNVKEAKESGAIGLFENRYDEKVKVYTIGDFSKEICGGPHVVKTNELGVFKVLKEESSSSGVRRIKAKLV
- a CDS encoding phosphotransferase — encoded protein: MEAHRRLMNFDQGIHSIHEIDVLSASKLFRLKINDEPYIYKEFTEKSGNELEVYELIRQNIRVNIPRVIKIYTESPKGMIMEDLGVPLKRVGLNSSEKQSLLYQAVQSLSMIHSSGKMHSERLLSMDSRREYVDISNWSVWTLPMLQNLLKKNLSWFDEESISTLRKIHSEFQRRFPEPSDEKTFNHGDPHLDNIFYKDDEIYFIDWEWACVSSPLRDFTLFIQDVQKIHLIKELKNFYAKSLREQGYEIKRHKFDNDFNYYLCDNTMKMISWNIEKFLKGFITQDALKEFLMSKERILNHFLK
- a CDS encoding MFS transporter; the protein is MRFRDFHLNIKIRIIESLLSSSASNMIYPFMTIYFANALGVGIAGIILSVSIIFGMISSFIGGYYSDRFGRKKIWATAESIKFVSIVTMTLVNGPLNHSIEVSAYITMCMMILNSLCAGFSGPAATAMLIDVSSPENRKYMYSIIYWANNISIAVGAILGGLLFENYFFELLLAFSVLVAISTLLIIFFIKESYVPSSSEERIEKTSLKSISKSYLRVFKDKLFIHSTLALLLLVSLEFQLMNYIAVKLYDIDGKSQNIPFVDMKIEGASMLGILRAENTIIVIFFVFIANYFIKKYMDKHVLIMGLIIYSLGYLIISYSENLIILVCAMFFASIGELLYTPVHNNYLASMIPDSSRSTYLAINDLVTRGALLISYLCVSISSILDSWMMTSMFCVFAVIGLGVFIKLLPLMEEKRLDSLKNSA
- a CDS encoding S66 peptidase family protein; this translates as MNILYPKPIQKGDKIAISAFSSGVHEGMHHLVIKTKTYLEKLGYVVEIGETVWTQSKGRSASVEKRLNEFMNFWKDDSVAAIIPPWGGNFALDLIKAVDWVSLRETEPKWVLGYSDISTFNFMLSTKGRIASAHGPNIIDLSFQEWDDVTKGWLGALTTKHGDVFEQHASEYYQINWPASDTEEDVQFNLNQPTKWKCALPNRQSEFSGRLLGGCLNTIRNLIGTSQDHINSLIDETKFSEGIVWYLECTNMDTANVYQSLWQMREAGWFDNIKGVMFGRIDDCKQYQDFTIQQAFKDIFSEFDIPVLYDLDIGHFPPQMTLINGGFAEVVHSGDHGLVRTTLL